A DNA window from Gemmatimonadota bacterium contains the following coding sequences:
- a CDS encoding FtsX-like permease family protein, with translation MLFNNFHIKIAIRNFMRQKYYTLINILGLAMGLTCCLLIYLFVQDELSCDQHHAKYDEIYRVIREIRTPGVGNEYTDLTPGELAPSLEANFPEVEYAIRTYFRESDAWIRYKDKIYRQRFCVTDPDIFNVFTLTLVHGDPETVFDELNSVIITQSIARKYFGDENPIGKTIVVEDQRKVGGDYIITGVLKDSPANTHLPIEFLTTTIRTEFVKSIWDSSRLNSTWSGRIQTYVLLGKGQESTELEQKIESLVAKEAGDQPVRVSYHLQPLSRVHLYSKADYGIFGTGDITHIMLFSTISIFILLIGCINFMNLSTARSAYRAHEVSMRKIVGAQRYQLILHFLCESVFLSIIASILALSCVEMALPYANAFTGKHIILNQLDVFLTICVALGVGMLAGSYPAFFLSAFQPIQSLQRRSKTDSRGIALRKILVVFQFGISIVLVIGILTIYNQLKYVQNKNLGFDKDLIITMHLFYENYDLIPQYETVKQAFRAHSNIIAASASEAIPSIPYNSSLILPEDNSQSNLRMRRLCVDEDYIDVYGVEIISGQPLSPIAVSDNAQFEFLINETAVKQLGWDAPIGKQLKLGWRGYQGTVVGVIKDYNFESLYEKIEPLFLIKEPTSFRWLSLRIRPQNIPETLSFIESTWERFLPNRPFQFSFLDERLNQLYLSEMRLSQLLHFFFALALVISCLGLLGLSAFAAEQRTKEIGIRKVLGASVFSVTSLLSTEYLKLLVIATLLAWPVAFYVMNDWLQEFAYRDNLKLETFIAGSGVVIAIALITVVYQSLRAAYLNPVDALKSE, from the coding sequence GTGTTATTCAACAATTTTCATATTAAGATTGCGATTCGCAACTTTATGAGGCAAAAGTATTATACCCTCATAAATATTTTGGGCCTTGCTATGGGTCTAACCTGCTGTCTTCTGATATATCTTTTTGTCCAAGATGAATTGAGCTGTGATCAGCATCATGCCAAGTATGATGAAATTTATAGAGTTATTCGAGAAATTCGCACGCCTGGTGTTGGGAATGAATATACTGATCTTACGCCTGGAGAATTAGCTCCGAGTTTGGAAGCCAATTTTCCAGAAGTGGAATATGCGATTCGCACTTATTTTCGAGAAAGTGATGCCTGGATTCGCTACAAAGACAAAATTTATCGGCAGCGATTTTGTGTAACAGACCCAGACATTTTTAATGTATTTACTCTCACTTTAGTCCATGGCGATCCTGAAACCGTTTTTGATGAACTTAATTCTGTCATTATTACCCAATCTATTGCGCGTAAATATTTCGGTGATGAGAATCCGATTGGCAAAACCATTGTCGTTGAGGACCAACGCAAAGTTGGTGGCGATTATATCATAACAGGCGTGCTGAAAGACTCGCCTGCCAATACGCATTTGCCAATTGAATTTTTAACTACGACAATTAGAACAGAATTTGTGAAATCAATATGGGACTCCAGCAGGTTAAATAGCACCTGGTCGGGACGAATACAGACATATGTTTTACTGGGAAAGGGACAAGAATCAACAGAATTAGAACAAAAAATTGAATCTCTTGTCGCTAAAGAAGCAGGGGATCAGCCCGTTCGCGTGTCATATCACTTACAGCCTCTATCGCGTGTACATTTGTATTCCAAAGCCGATTATGGAATCTTCGGAACAGGTGATATAACTCATATTATGCTCTTTTCAACTATTTCGATCTTTATTTTACTCATTGGCTGTATCAATTTTATGAACCTCTCTACTGCGCGCTCTGCCTATCGCGCACATGAAGTGAGTATGCGTAAAATTGTCGGCGCTCAGAGGTATCAACTCATTCTACACTTTCTATGTGAGTCAGTATTTCTTTCGATAATAGCGTCAATTCTTGCGCTTAGCTGTGTAGAGATGGCACTCCCTTATGCTAATGCCTTTACCGGCAAACACATAATTCTCAATCAATTAGATGTTTTCTTAACAATATGTGTGGCTCTTGGCGTTGGAATGCTCGCTGGAAGCTACCCTGCCTTTTTTCTTTCAGCTTTTCAGCCCATTCAGTCTTTGCAAAGACGATCAAAAACCGATTCAAGAGGAATCGCTCTCCGAAAAATCCTCGTGGTTTTTCAGTTTGGTATCTCCATTGTTCTCGTCATCGGAATATTGACCATCTACAATCAATTGAAATATGTCCAAAATAAAAATCTGGGCTTTGATAAGGACCTCATAATCACAATGCACCTGTTCTATGAGAACTACGATCTCATACCGCAATACGAAACAGTCAAACAAGCATTCCGCGCTCATTCTAATATTATTGCTGCATCTGCATCTGAAGCCATACCGAGCATTCCTTATAACTCTTCACTGATTCTTCCCGAGGACAATTCCCAAAGCAATTTGCGTATGCGAAGGCTGTGTGTAGATGAAGACTATATAGATGTCTATGGTGTGGAGATTATTTCCGGTCAGCCTTTATCGCCTATAGCGGTTTCAGACAACGCTCAATTTGAGTTTCTTATTAATGAGACCGCTGTAAAGCAACTGGGTTGGGATGCCCCTATCGGGAAGCAACTCAAATTGGGATGGCGCGGTTATCAAGGCACCGTGGTTGGTGTTATCAAAGACTATAACTTCGAGTCTTTATATGAAAAAATTGAGCCCCTATTCCTTATCAAGGAACCGACGAGTTTTCGGTGGCTCTCGCTGAGAATTCGTCCTCAAAACATACCAGAAACGCTATCCTTCATCGAATCAACCTGGGAACGGTTTTTACCAAACCGTCCTTTCCAATTTAGTTTCTTAGATGAACGTCTAAATCAGCTTTATCTTTCTGAGATGCGGCTATCCCAACTTTTGCATTTCTTTTTTGCCTTAGCACTCGTTATTTCATGTCTTGGACTATTGGGACTTTCCGCCTTTGCCGCCGAACAGCGCACTAAAGAAATAGGTATTCGAAAAGTATTAGGTGCTTCGGTATTTTCTGTGACCAGTCTCCTTTCGACAGAATATCTAAAACTATTGGTAATAGCTACACTTTTGGCCTGGCCAGTTGCCTTTTATGTGATGAACGACTGGCTA